One Erpetoichthys calabaricus chromosome 9, fErpCal1.3, whole genome shotgun sequence genomic region harbors:
- the LOC127529084 gene encoding T cell receptor delta constant isoform X1, translated as MLYYLLLCTDKLTFGAGTKLTVTPKDQNPTGPQLNITVIKTKNNNKAAVCLASDFYSSSKNLILTSEGKDLLKANMENAALSLTKKLYSFAGVKEINSMKELTCNVDNKTVSYKENIESTPSTINATPPTKTCNATDAWKQPESNDLTKINFLSLTVNGLRVLLAKCVAFNLLMTARATIF; from the exons ATGTTGTACTATCTGCTGCTGTGTACAGATAAACTAACTTTTGGAGCTGGAACTAAACTGACCGTTACTCCAA aagaCCAGAATCCAACAGGTCCTCAGCTGAATATTACCGtaataaaaaccaaaaacaataatAAGGCAGCAGTGTGTCTGGCTTCGGATTTCTACAGCTCCTCAAAGAACTTGATATTAACTTCGGAAGGCAAGGATCTGTTAAAGGCTAACATGGAAAATGCAGCGTTGTCCTTAACCAAGAAGTTAtatagttttgctggtgttaaggAAATAAATTCAATGAAAGAACTGACTTGTAATGTGGATAACAAAACGGTATCTTACAAGGAAAATATAGAATCAACTCCATCAACCATCAATG cTACACCACCTACCAAAACCTGCAATGCAACTGATGCATGGAAGCAGCCTGaatcaaatg atttaacAAAGATTAATTTTCTGTCTCTGACTGTAAATGGACTAAGAGTGCTGTTAGCAAAGTGTGTGGCTTTTAATCTACTGATGACAGCCAGAGCCACCATATTCTAA
- the LOC127529084 gene encoding T cell receptor alpha chain MC.7.G5 isoform X3: MLYYLLLCTDKLTFGAGTKLTVTPKDQNPTGPQLNITVIKTKNNNKAAVCLASDFYSSSKNLILTSEGKDLLKANMENAALSLTKKLYSFAGVKEINSMKELTCNVDNKTVSYKENIESTPSTINDLTKINFLSLTVNGLRVLLAKCVAFNLLMTARATIF; encoded by the exons ATGTTGTACTATCTGCTGCTGTGTACAGATAAACTAACTTTTGGAGCTGGAACTAAACTGACCGTTACTCCAA aagaCCAGAATCCAACAGGTCCTCAGCTGAATATTACCGtaataaaaaccaaaaacaataatAAGGCAGCAGTGTGTCTGGCTTCGGATTTCTACAGCTCCTCAAAGAACTTGATATTAACTTCGGAAGGCAAGGATCTGTTAAAGGCTAACATGGAAAATGCAGCGTTGTCCTTAACCAAGAAGTTAtatagttttgctggtgttaaggAAATAAATTCAATGAAAGAACTGACTTGTAATGTGGATAACAAAACGGTATCTTACAAGGAAAATATAGAATCAACTCCATCAACCATCAATG atttaacAAAGATTAATTTTCTGTCTCTGACTGTAAATGGACTAAGAGTGCTGTTAGCAAAGTGTGTGGCTTTTAATCTACTGATGACAGCCAGAGCCACCATATTCTAA
- the LOC127529084 gene encoding T cell receptor delta constant isoform X2, which produces MLWELEARPLTFGKGTKLTVKMKDQNPTGPQLNITVIKTKNNNKAAVCLASDFYSSSKNLILTSEGKDLLKANMENAALSLTKKLYSFAGVKEINSMKELTCNVDNKTVSYKENIESTPSTINATPPTKTCNATDAWKQPESNDLTKINFLSLTVNGLRVLLAKCVAFNLLMTARATIF; this is translated from the exons ATGCTGTGGGAATTGGAGGCTAGACCCCTGACATTTGGAAAAGGAACAAAGTTGACTGTTAAAATGA aagaCCAGAATCCAACAGGTCCTCAGCTGAATATTACCGtaataaaaaccaaaaacaataatAAGGCAGCAGTGTGTCTGGCTTCGGATTTCTACAGCTCCTCAAAGAACTTGATATTAACTTCGGAAGGCAAGGATCTGTTAAAGGCTAACATGGAAAATGCAGCGTTGTCCTTAACCAAGAAGTTAtatagttttgctggtgttaaggAAATAAATTCAATGAAAGAACTGACTTGTAATGTGGATAACAAAACGGTATCTTACAAGGAAAATATAGAATCAACTCCATCAACCATCAATG cTACACCACCTACCAAAACCTGCAATGCAACTGATGCATGGAAGCAGCCTGaatcaaatg atttaacAAAGATTAATTTTCTGTCTCTGACTGTAAATGGACTAAGAGTGCTGTTAGCAAAGTGTGTGGCTTTTAATCTACTGATGACAGCCAGAGCCACCATATTCTAA